The DNA window aactatatgtatatatgtctctaattataaaaaaagcaGAAGactaaaatattcatataaatattattgGACTTTATGTGGACCCatctttttaaaagaaaaaaaattctataaagGCCAACTGGGCTAGCTGTCCCTGTTTGGCTCAGTGCTTCGGCAAGAGCTCAAGGGGAAAATGCACCCGCATAGTTTTGCAGTAGTTGGGATGGTCCAACTATATCATCTGGCCCAAGAACTCAAATCAGTCAAAGCACTAGTGCACGTACATTAATTGGACCAAATACATCATTTGCCCCAACAACAAGAGATGACCCAAGAATAGGAGATGGTTGAGGAGATGGCCTAAGAGCTCCATCTCTTCCAAGTGGCCAAAGGAGAACATTTCATGGTCGAAAGATGCAAGCAGCAACAATGTCTAAAAGAAATATGATGGCTGCTGATTACATATAGAGGCTATGGATAGGTGGAAAAGTTAATGCTACATAGGTTAATAACAACGGCTAATTATATGTCAAATCAGTCGAATTAACGTTCAAACACGCTGCTGTTAGACGGGGGTATATTCGTTCCACTTTAGTAACGTTAGAGTCATTTTTAAGACTCGAAAAACATTAGGGGGCTAGGAGCCAAAGGCAAAACATTAGGGTCATATTTGTACCTTAACCAATTGAACTTTGAAGTAAGCATTGAGCCGTGCTTAAACAAAGaacttgtaaaaaaaaaaaagacaggCTTGGAGCTGGACTGGTCCGgtaattagaagaaaaaaatgtaattcAAAGTTGCAGTGTTCATCAATCGGACAAGTGAAATGGCAGAGAAATTGGCTCCTGAGAAGCGCCATGCTTTCATCCAGAACGGTCTCTGTTTAtctcttatttttatttgtttttgttttggtaTACCATTTGTTGAGCTAACTGCTGATACCTTTGAAATTGACGATGATTTAGGGCAAAGAGTGTTCGAATGGGATCAAACCCTGGAGGAGGTAAATATGTACCTAAATTTACCTCCAAATGTACCTCCGAAGCAATTCTACTGCAAGATTGAGTCCACTCATCTTCAACTTGGCATCAAAGGCAACCCTCCTTACCTCAATCACGACCTCTCTTGTCCAGTCAAGACTGATTCTTCTTTTTGGACTTTAGAGGATGGCATAATGCACATAACACTTCAGAAGAGGGAGAAGGCTAAAACTTGGCCCTCTCCAATACTGGGTCAAGGTCAGCTCGATCCTTACTCCACCCATGCTGAACAGAAGCGCCTCATGCTTCAGAGGTTTCAGGAAGAGGTGAATGCTTTTGCCTGTCTTTGTATAATGCTACATATTTTTAGTTGAATGCACTATGCTTGCTTAGTTTGCCAATCATCATTTGTTTTGTGGGTCTATGGCGCGAATGGGATGAAACATTTTTGATTTGTTAACTTGCTTGATTAAGAACACTGGACTTGCTTATTCATTTGCTGTGGAAATCTAGGGAAAGTATATACTGTGCTATTAAAATCATTATTTATCATCATTGAGCTAATTTAACCTTATCCGCTACTTAAATTTTGTGATAATATAACCATTCTTCAAGTTGACTTGATGTATATGCTTGGAATTGTTTTCCCATTAACACAGCGCTCTAATAATAAAGTATTTCTTTATGCAGAACCCTGGTTTTGACTTCTCACAGGCTCAATTTTCGGGGAACTGTCCTGATCCTAGAACATTTATGGGTGGAATTCACTCTGGTTAACAACCAGGATGTGCTTAGATGAGTGTCATTAAACTCTAACCAATCTCTAGTAAATAAAACATTCTATTTGTTGCTTCTGTATTAGCTTGTTAACGAATATTATGgctatatatttgaaataagcAGACTAAGATTTGCCCCTTGTTTATTGTAAGTAATAttctttgtttataattaacaTTCGGTTGTCCTTCACTTGTTTGTCAATTAACTATGTGCGCCTTATTAATAGTCCTTCGTGCGATGACCACCAAATCCTATACGACCCACGGATCTTCCCGATGATAAGTTTCATTATGGGATGGCGGTCGGTGTTGGTGGGGAGATATTACCTGAAACCCTTGAAAGAATGATCGAAATATGCGAGgtttttcttgttgatattcAAGCTTTGATAAAGGAATTTGATGGTACTGTAAAGCTTGTTGATTTACACAAAACTAGATTTTCTACTTTGTTGCCCAGAATTGGCGTTTTAAAGGTGCCGTCTGAGGAGTCTGTGTTTATGGATGTGGAGGAGGTTAGGGAGTAGTGTTGTGTGGTTTCACTGGAAAGGTGGGGAATTGGGGATTTCCCCATTTTGGGCTGATCCTACTGGTGCAGGGGATAGTTTCTTAGGTGGCTTTGTTGCTGGCTTGGTTCAAGGTTTTACTGTTCCTGATGCTGCCTTGCTTGGTAATTTCTTTGGTTCTCTTACCGTTGAGCTGATTGGATTGCCTTCCAGGCTTTTGCAGGTTTGTTTCAGTCGTtgtatgtgttttttttttcttgctaCTATTTCTGTATTTCATATTTTTGCTTCGTAGAGTTTTCCATCATCCTTTGCAGAATCTGGGAGAGATAATTAAGAATATGTTGCATGTGATAGATTAACATTCAACTGTAAAGCATGATTATGCATATGAATACTTGAGATTGACCCTTcaaccaaaaaacaaaatggCATAATTAGGGGGAAGGATATTGTTTCTTACGAAATTAATGACCTAAGCAAACTCGAGAGATGTTGAAGTAATTgcaattgtatttttttgttggGAATTTTTTGGAAATATCTTCGGTGATTGACTTGTAATTCCAAATTCCAGTGGACTTTGGACTTTAGAGTACTAAGATCATCTATCGATTACCAGTCTCCTAAGTAGCACAAACAATTCATTCAAATGTGCCGGAATCTTGCGTTTCCTGACATgaaattcatttttaacatagctAACATCAAAATAAGACCGTTTCCCCCCGTATCCGAGTCTGTGCTACATAGAGAGGCTCTTTAGTTTGTGATTTTTGTTTAAGTTTTATATGGAAGAGATTCATTGCAACTCAATTTTACTTGGACATCCTGAGTTTTGGCTTCTAACAGAGCCAGATTCCATTTGTTTTTTACATCTGTATAAAGAAGTTcatgattttgattattttccttttaatcCATTAGTGCAAGGCACTATAAAAAGAATCAGCAATTATACACTAGTTTTTATTTCTGGATGGGATATAAGAATCTCATCCTGAAGTCAGTCTCTTCCGTTGGTAAAAATGACGAATTACTGGAAACGAATATGGGTAGTTAAAAGTAGGTTTTAACATTCTAGCtgtaaaagttattttataGCACATAATAAGGTTCCTCTCTATTTCTGAGTTTGAGAAGTGAAACTGGGGGCAAAGATGTACAAATATGActtgagtaattaattatagcATATCAGATTGAATATGCCTTTTCAAGATCTAAACCTTTGCACTTCCGCCTTGTAGAGAGTGAAGGATGAAGTACAAAAGAGAATATGTTGGCTTCTTCTGTTACTATGTTAATTCTAGCTTCTCATATTTAAGTTGTTCCAAATTGGCAAAACCCATATGGAATCCCATGTTTTTTTACCAATTATTTGTTTAGAAGTCCTTGCATCGAATGAGGTATCTTTTCGGATAGTTGTACTTATAATTAGACAAATTCAAGGCATGGTCACCAACGTAAGCGAGAGTGAACATAATTTAAAGCAGTctgttaaaagtttaaaaccgataaaattagttaaattaactaaaaattgagttaactaaatttaatcagaatcttaataatataaaatctaACCGACCAATTTAATTTAGtaaaaccaataaaaatataacgagtaattattaataataaataaataatatttagttgatttagttaattaaatttttgaaacccTTAAAACGTGACTgaaccaaaataaattattaatagaattaaccaaaaacttttaatttaatatttgctCACCCTCAATCTGAAAAGAAATTGTTGTTCCTTGAAAAATTAGTCTTTTTGTCTAtattcaaaaccaaaaaaatgaaaaacgttaTGCACCAGCCGGGAATCGAACCCGGGTCTGTACCGTGGCAGGGTACTATTCTACCACTAGACCACTGGTGCTGTATTGGCTTTCCCCATTAGGATATATAGATTTAAAGTATCTCCAAAGTAACAAAACTTTACATACTTATAGTCTAAATCTTATCTACAGtattagggatggcaatggggcggggtggggacggggaagccatccccatccccatccccgcgtctatggggaatccccatccccgtccccatttaattaatggggataaaatcatccccgtccccatcccCATGTGGATCACCGTTCcccgtacaattaaatataattcataagatattttattattttcataagatattttaaaaaaaatcattataaaaaatattattaccttttataatattatatgtttatataatattatatgtttataactaaatagaaactaataaaaagaattatttaaaattataaataacatactaaaatttataatataatataaatatatataaatataaatcgggTCCCCATGGGGACGCGGATGGGGATCCCCATAGGGTGGGGACTATCCTccccgtcccctccccatcTCCGTGGTTGGGGAATGATTTTCCCCCATCCCCGTACCCATGGGGGTAATTGGTGGGGATTCCCCGTCCCATTAGGGGTGGGTCCCCACGGGGAACGGGGAATcccc is part of the Mercurialis annua linkage group LG3, ddMerAnnu1.2, whole genome shotgun sequence genome and encodes:
- the LOC126671546 gene encoding uncharacterized protein LOC126671546, with translation MAEKLAPEKRHAFIQNGQRVFEWDQTLEEVNMYLNLPPNVPPKQFYCKIESTHLQLGIKGNPPYLNHDLSCPVKTDSSFWTLEDGIMHITLQKREKAKTWPSPILGQGQLDPYSTHAEQKRLMLQRFQEENPGFDFSQAQFSGNCPDPRTFMGGIHSG